The following are from one region of the Arthrobacter sp. TMP15 genome:
- a CDS encoding UDP-N-acetylmuramate dehydrogenase has protein sequence MNAQKYLSSLTTLEVGGPAHTYVVATTEAQIIAAVKAADDAGEALLVLGGGSNLVVCDDGFAGTVLKIASQGYAANSQDTCGGASVVVQAGHDWDDFVHQSVLHAWSGIEALSGIPGSTGATPVQNVGAYGCEVGQSIAAVRVWDRKECAVQTFTNHELKFGYRDSLLKATTVNGSPRYVVLTVEFQLLLGRMSAPIKYSELARRLDVEIGKRANSLEVRNTVLALRASKGMVLDAEDRDTFSTGSFFTNPLVTEEVANTLPTDAPRWTAGELVKLSAAWLIEQAGFSKGFGLAGEGEGADHGAQTPARASLSTKHTLAITNRGGASAADILAIAREVRDGVVRQFGIVLEPEPVLVGCSL, from the coding sequence GTGAATGCGCAAAAGTATCTTTCTTCCCTGACAACCCTTGAGGTGGGCGGGCCGGCACACACGTACGTGGTTGCCACCACCGAGGCCCAGATCATTGCCGCCGTCAAAGCAGCCGACGATGCCGGGGAGGCGCTACTGGTTCTTGGCGGTGGCTCCAACTTGGTTGTGTGTGATGACGGCTTTGCTGGAACTGTCTTGAAAATCGCCAGCCAAGGTTACGCAGCAAACTCCCAAGACACCTGTGGTGGTGCTTCTGTGGTTGTCCAGGCAGGGCACGACTGGGACGACTTTGTGCACCAAAGCGTGCTGCACGCCTGGAGTGGAATTGAAGCGCTGTCCGGGATTCCTGGCAGCACCGGCGCCACCCCCGTCCAAAATGTGGGTGCCTACGGTTGCGAAGTTGGCCAAAGCATTGCGGCCGTGCGGGTTTGGGACAGGAAAGAATGCGCTGTCCAGACCTTCACCAACCACGAGCTAAAATTCGGGTATCGTGATTCACTGCTGAAAGCCACCACAGTCAACGGCTCCCCACGGTACGTGGTCCTAACAGTTGAGTTTCAGCTGCTTCTTGGCCGGATGAGCGCTCCCATCAAATATTCGGAACTTGCCCGCCGCCTTGACGTTGAGATAGGCAAGCGCGCCAATTCCCTGGAGGTCCGCAACACTGTCCTGGCCCTGCGGGCCTCTAAAGGAATGGTGCTGGATGCAGAGGATCGTGACACTTTTTCCACCGGTTCGTTCTTCACCAACCCACTGGTGACAGAAGAGGTGGCCAACACGCTGCCAACAGACGCGCCGCGCTGGACGGCAGGGGAGCTGGTGAAGCTCAGCGCCGCTTGGCTCATTGAGCAGGCCGGCTTTTCCAAAGGCTTCGGTCTTGCCGGTGAAGGGGAGGGTGCAGATCATGGGGCGCAAACTCCGGCACGGGCGTCCTTGTCCACCAAGCACACCCTGGCAATCACGAATCGTGGCGGGGCCAGTGCCGCCGATATCCTGGCGATTGCCCGGGAGGTGCGCGACGGCGTCGTACGTCAATTTGGTATTGTCCTGGAGCCGGAACCGGTGCTGGTGGGGTGCTCGCTCTAA
- a CDS encoding MFS transporter, translating to MNQVSAWRNGVLTAYAGSGLVFATWVSRIPAIRDDLSLTPGEVGLMLLCMSLGSFVSVAASGLIVLRLGSKLTSQFGVIIQTVGIVVVGLGASVFSQTLVVGAGLIIVGLGTASWNTASNIEGAAVERALGRHIMPRLHGSFSIGTVAGAGVGALAASMHLPVAIHLSVIAAMVCLAVVKGTTHYQADKLTPTGAIAVNVVSSSAVPGTGPIPIITASTSDFGVVVKNSGKTKVNDAKADGKAKIAAAWRDPRTLMLGALVLGLGLAEGAAGDWVALAMVDGYESTAAIGAIGYGIFVSAMTIGRFVGTVVLDKYGRVLVLRVGAALAVLGLAMFVFAPSAQVALAALVLWGLGSALGFPVAMSAASDDPVHAAARVSVVSTVGYGAFLGGPPLLGLLAEHVGVLHSLLAVLLMLVVAFFLTPVVRKSNDLESPESTEKIGDDARKG from the coding sequence GTGAACCAAGTCAGTGCCTGGCGTAACGGTGTGCTCACTGCTTACGCCGGTTCCGGATTGGTTTTTGCCACCTGGGTATCTCGTATTCCTGCCATTCGCGACGACCTTTCCCTGACCCCGGGTGAAGTGGGGCTGATGCTGCTGTGCATGTCACTGGGCTCATTTGTCTCCGTGGCGGCTTCCGGGCTGATAGTGCTGCGTCTTGGCTCTAAATTGACGTCTCAGTTCGGTGTCATCATCCAAACCGTTGGAATCGTGGTGGTGGGCTTAGGCGCCTCGGTGTTCTCACAAACCCTTGTGGTGGGTGCCGGACTGATCATTGTTGGCCTCGGCACCGCGAGTTGGAACACAGCCTCCAACATTGAAGGGGCTGCGGTTGAACGTGCACTGGGGCGGCACATCATGCCGCGGTTGCATGGCTCATTCAGCATTGGCACAGTGGCCGGAGCGGGCGTGGGTGCGTTGGCTGCTTCTATGCATCTCCCGGTAGCCATCCACCTGTCAGTGATTGCCGCCATGGTCTGTCTGGCAGTTGTCAAGGGCACCACCCATTATCAAGCGGACAAACTCACCCCCACCGGCGCAATTGCGGTGAACGTTGTGAGCTCAAGCGCTGTGCCAGGTACCGGGCCTATCCCCATCATCACGGCCAGCACATCTGATTTCGGCGTCGTTGTTAAAAATAGTGGCAAGACCAAAGTAAATGACGCCAAGGCAGACGGCAAAGCCAAGATCGCAGCTGCTTGGCGTGACCCCCGCACACTGATGCTAGGCGCGTTGGTGCTTGGACTTGGCTTGGCAGAAGGTGCTGCCGGTGACTGGGTGGCGCTGGCCATGGTTGATGGTTACGAGTCCACCGCGGCCATTGGTGCGATTGGATACGGTATTTTTGTTTCTGCCATGACCATTGGCCGTTTTGTCGGAACAGTGGTTTTGGATAAGTACGGCCGGGTTCTGGTACTGCGCGTCGGGGCGGCCCTCGCCGTGCTCGGCCTGGCCATGTTTGTGTTTGCACCATCGGCCCAGGTTGCGTTGGCAGCCCTCGTGTTGTGGGGCTTGGGCTCTGCGCTGGGTTTCCCCGTTGCCATGTCAGCAGCCTCCGATGACCCTGTGCATGCTGCCGCCCGTGTTTCAGTAGTTTCCACGGTGGGCTATGGAGCGTTCCTTGGCGGTCCGCCGCTACTGGGCCTGCTTGCCGAACATGTTGGGGTGCTGCATTCCCTGCTGGCCGTACTTCTCATGCTGGTGGTGGCTTTCTTCCTCACGCCCGTAGTGCGGAAATCAAATGACTTAGAAAGCCCGGAAAGTACTGAAAAAATCGGTGACGATGCTCGCAAGGGATAG
- a CDS encoding MaoC family dehydratase, which translates to MTHSALNIADFPVGTEIGARSLEISRADLIKYAGASGDFNPIHWNDRFAREVELPGVIAHGMFTMGAVVQLVTDWVGDPAAILSYGTRFTKPVPVADLDELPGAVVEVVGVVGAVDSDAGTVRIDLAVTLGGAKVLVKAQATVRLA; encoded by the coding sequence ATGACTCATTCAGCATTGAACATTGCAGATTTTCCGGTGGGCACCGAAATTGGTGCACGGAGCCTTGAGATCTCCAGAGCAGATTTGATCAAGTACGCCGGAGCCTCGGGAGACTTTAACCCCATCCATTGGAACGATCGGTTTGCGCGTGAGGTTGAACTGCCCGGTGTGATTGCGCACGGCATGTTCACTATGGGGGCAGTTGTGCAATTAGTGACCGACTGGGTGGGCGATCCGGCCGCGATCCTCTCTTATGGCACGCGTTTCACGAAGCCTGTCCCTGTTGCCGATCTGGATGAGCTTCCCGGGGCCGTTGTTGAGGTGGTGGGTGTTGTAGGTGCTGTAGATTCCGACGCCGGGACGGTCCGGATCGATCTGGCTGTCACCTTAGGCGGAGCGAAAGTTTTGGTCAAGGCGCAAGCCACCGTGCGCTTAGCGTGA
- a CDS encoding MaoC family dehydratase N-terminal domain-containing protein — translation MSINPELQGRSYRLDEIYSVGRESVRDFARAVKASNAAHFEVAAAQALGHSDLVAPPTYAIIVAQRADALLINDPESGIDFTRVVHAEQRFTHHRAIVAGDELLAELHVDNVRGMGGGAMITTRAEISTLDGEAVATTVSAILVRGEGQ, via the coding sequence ATGAGTATCAATCCCGAGCTGCAGGGGCGCAGCTATCGTTTAGATGAAATTTATAGTGTCGGCAGAGAGTCCGTTCGAGACTTTGCCAGAGCAGTCAAGGCCAGTAACGCTGCCCATTTTGAGGTCGCTGCAGCCCAAGCGCTGGGGCATTCAGATCTGGTTGCGCCACCTACCTACGCCATCATCGTGGCACAACGTGCGGATGCTTTGCTGATCAACGATCCGGAATCCGGCATCGACTTCACTCGGGTGGTGCACGCTGAACAGCGATTCACTCACCACCGCGCCATTGTTGCCGGTGATGAACTGTTGGCAGAGCTGCACGTAGACAATGTGCGGGGTATGGGTGGCGGTGCCATGATCACAACGCGTGCGGAAATTTCAACTCTCGACGGCGAAGCGGTCGCCACTACCGTCTCAGCAATTCTGGTCCGCGGGGAGGGACAATAA
- a CDS encoding TetR/AcrR family transcriptional regulator, translating to MTTQLSTRDRVLAAYEDLLISDGPQAATLDAVAASAGVSKGGLLYHFKSKEALIEALLAKLNEYAAIDFTAMAQDPYGCASYYIRTSVFGNTPFDRTIVAAMRLSQSEDERVREAFSELHARWYELILSDIGDPAVSRAVMLLGDGMYNNAALFGFPTGAKKHDDAQENMDVASLVAIVEKMRPSPRA from the coding sequence ATGACTACACAACTCTCCACAAGAGATCGGGTGCTCGCGGCCTATGAAGACCTGCTCATCAGCGACGGTCCTCAGGCGGCAACTTTGGATGCTGTTGCCGCCTCGGCCGGTGTCTCAAAAGGGGGCTTGTTATATCACTTCAAAAGCAAGGAAGCGCTGATTGAGGCGCTTTTGGCCAAGCTGAACGAATACGCCGCCATTGATTTCACGGCCATGGCCCAGGACCCTTACGGCTGCGCCAGTTACTACATCCGCACCAGCGTCTTTGGAAACACACCCTTTGACCGGACTATTGTGGCGGCAATGCGCCTGAGCCAAAGCGAAGACGAGCGTGTGAGGGAGGCATTTTCGGAGCTTCATGCGCGCTGGTATGAATTGATTCTTAGCGACATTGGGGATCCAGCAGTCTCACGCGCCGTGATGCTCCTGGGGGATGGAATGTATAACAACGCAGCGCTGTTTGGGTTCCCCACAGGCGCAAAAAAGCATGATGATGCCCAGGAAAATATGGATGTGGCCTCGCTGGTGGCAATAGTTGAAAAGATGCGTCCCAGCCCGCGAGCATAG
- a CDS encoding MFS transporter has protein sequence MALSSVTPPAVRPEPTPRAGFRSWIALAVLMLPVLLVSVDNTVLSFAIPSISLALVPSASELLWIIDIYPLVLAALLVPMGSIADKFGRRKLLLIGSTGFAVVSVFAAFAPNAGALIGYRALLGLFGAMLMPSTLSLIRNVFLHPGQRRTAIAVWAAGFSGGAALGPIVGGFILEHFWWGAVFLMSVPVLIPLLVLAPIFVPESKDPNPGKIDVVSILLTFGAMVPTIFGIKELAQSGFSTLNVALIVLGVGLGVLFVRRQLRRKNPMMDVTLFTNPVFSGSVSANLLSIFALVGFLYFITQHLQLVVGLSPTHAAYVLVPGLAITIVSGLLAASLAGRFKPSYLVAGGLLLNATGFLIVWLNTDGSVIGIIAAFAVLGAGVGMAETISNDLILAAAPPAKAGAASAISETAYEVGSVLGTAILGSILAAAYRINVVLPEGLAAADSDTASQTLGGAIDIAGTLPDPQGAALLDSAKHAFDSGSGTVAMVSVVLMLVAALMCLWTLRSAVANPEPVNH, from the coding sequence ATGGCACTATCATCGGTCACTCCTCCAGCGGTTCGCCCCGAACCCACGCCACGCGCAGGCTTCCGTAGCTGGATAGCCTTGGCTGTCCTTATGCTTCCGGTTCTGTTGGTTTCGGTGGATAATACTGTGCTTAGTTTTGCCATCCCATCCATCTCCCTAGCGCTTGTGCCTTCGGCCTCGGAGCTGCTCTGGATCATTGATATCTATCCGCTGGTTTTGGCGGCACTGCTAGTACCAATGGGCAGCATTGCTGATAAGTTTGGCCGCCGCAAGCTACTGCTGATCGGCAGCACCGGCTTTGCCGTTGTGTCCGTGTTTGCCGCTTTTGCGCCCAACGCAGGAGCACTCATTGGTTACCGGGCGCTGCTTGGTTTGTTTGGTGCCATGTTGATGCCTTCCACGCTCTCTCTAATCCGGAACGTGTTCTTGCACCCGGGCCAGCGCCGCACAGCTATTGCAGTGTGGGCGGCCGGCTTCTCCGGAGGTGCCGCCTTGGGCCCCATCGTGGGCGGATTCATTTTGGAGCATTTCTGGTGGGGTGCCGTGTTCCTGATGTCTGTGCCTGTGCTGATCCCATTGCTTGTGCTGGCACCGATATTTGTCCCGGAATCCAAGGACCCCAACCCCGGCAAGATCGATGTAGTGAGTATCCTGCTGACTTTTGGCGCCATGGTTCCCACAATTTTCGGCATCAAGGAACTTGCCCAGTCTGGCTTCTCTACCCTGAACGTGGCACTAATTGTTCTCGGCGTAGGACTTGGCGTGTTGTTTGTGCGCCGTCAACTGCGCCGGAAGAACCCCATGATGGATGTAACCCTTTTTACGAACCCCGTATTTAGTGGCAGCGTCAGCGCCAACCTTTTGAGCATTTTCGCGTTGGTTGGATTCTTGTACTTCATTACCCAGCATCTGCAACTGGTGGTGGGACTTTCCCCCACACATGCCGCATATGTGCTGGTCCCTGGTTTGGCCATCACTATTGTGTCTGGGTTGCTGGCGGCGTCTCTGGCTGGCAGGTTCAAACCCTCATATCTTGTGGCAGGGGGCCTGTTACTAAATGCCACCGGTTTCTTGATCGTTTGGTTGAATACCGATGGTTCAGTAATCGGCATCATCGCCGCGTTTGCTGTTCTAGGCGCCGGTGTTGGTATGGCCGAAACCATTTCCAACGACCTCATCCTGGCCGCAGCACCACCTGCCAAGGCAGGAGCCGCATCAGCCATTTCGGAAACGGCCTACGAAGTGGGATCAGTGCTCGGGACTGCGATTTTGGGCAGTATTCTAGCTGCGGCTTACCGCATCAATGTGGTGTTACCGGAGGGGCTTGCCGCTGCTGATTCGGACACAGCATCCCAGACGCTCGGTGGTGCCATCGACATTGCTGGCACTCTTCCCGATCCGCAGGGTGCGGCGCTGCTTGACTCAGCCAAGCACGCCTTTGATTCCGGTTCTGGAACCGTCGCTATGGTCAGTGTTGTTTTGATGCTCGTCGCTGCACTGATGTGCCTGTGGACCCTTCGCAGTGCGGTAGCCAATCCGGAACCCGTGAATCACTAA
- a CDS encoding DUF3188 domain-containing protein codes for MLNDFWETAPPAYKYAVFGGMGLTFIGIVIIIMGAVTTTPSMTFIALPFIGVGLLAHMASLGLRGHNIRKELKAAEQRDNEQAAKRAAKRQ; via the coding sequence GTGCTAAACGACTTTTGGGAAACCGCTCCACCTGCCTATAAATACGCTGTTTTTGGTGGCATGGGGCTGACGTTCATCGGCATCGTGATCATCATCATGGGCGCCGTAACAACAACGCCCTCTATGACCTTCATCGCCCTGCCGTTCATCGGCGTTGGGCTGTTGGCCCACATGGCGTCGTTGGGGTTACGCGGGCACAATATCCGCAAGGAGCTCAAAGCAGCGGAGCAGCGCGATAATGAACAAGCCGCCAAGCGGGCCGCAAAACGCCAGTAG
- a CDS encoding DUF2797 domain-containing protein, with translation MHDFHRSGVAPAGMRNYLAQPHWLYIATFADGTTKVGTAAMPSKWRRLAEQGAVTAQYVALADDGAVVRRLEDAVTKELGVSQFVRAAAKLAALCAPRSTSELLEHNLRVATAVREFLAEEDLDGFETVNEEWQGSSFSAELTGGRPRIAYPQSLHSGTHGMRLESMLGAHALVTVDGSELSFVADLGALKGHKISFGDYTTEVPALQEALF, from the coding sequence ATGCACGATTTCCACCGCAGCGGGGTTGCCCCTGCGGGGATGCGGAACTATTTGGCGCAGCCCCATTGGCTGTATATCGCCACGTTTGCGGATGGCACAACCAAGGTTGGCACAGCCGCCATGCCCAGCAAATGGCGCCGACTCGCCGAACAGGGTGCCGTCACGGCCCAATATGTGGCGCTTGCAGATGACGGCGCTGTGGTGCGCCGCCTTGAAGATGCTGTTACTAAGGAACTGGGAGTGAGCCAGTTTGTCCGAGCTGCCGCGAAGCTAGCCGCACTCTGCGCTCCGCGCTCTACGTCGGAACTTCTCGAACACAACCTGAGGGTTGCCACCGCGGTGCGTGAATTCCTTGCCGAGGAAGATCTGGATGGTTTTGAAACTGTCAACGAAGAATGGCAAGGCAGCAGTTTTTCCGCCGAGCTTACCGGTGGCCGACCAAGAATCGCTTATCCGCAGTCGCTGCATTCGGGCACACACGGTATGCGTCTTGAATCAATGCTTGGCGCTCATGCCCTGGTGACTGTTGACGGTTCGGAACTTAGTTTTGTTGCCGACCTTGGTGCGCTCAAGGGGCACAAGATCAGCTTTGGGGACTACACCACCGAGGTCCCCGCGTTGCAAGAGGCACTCTTTTAG
- a CDS encoding CoA ester lyase: protein MSSTVGHEAASAPVRTRNIPAEIARSWLLVPATRPEIFDESASSRADAVVLDIEDAVDPKKKDAARSDVIEWLRNGGQAWVRINDVHSAFWADDVAQLRNVPGLLGVMLAKTENAEQVKETYHRLDGKTRVLALVESALGIEEANNIARAEGAFRLAFGSGDFRRDTGMSADREAMAYPRAKLVVASRVGNLPGPIDGPTVGTNHPILREQSAITVSMGMTGKLCLATDQTTIINEVISPTPTDVAWATDFMDDFKARGGVIRDGSDLPRLGRAEKIMKLAVAYGVQPAL from the coding sequence ATGTCTAGCACCGTTGGCCATGAAGCCGCCTCAGCACCTGTCCGCACCCGTAATATCCCGGCGGAGATCGCCCGCTCATGGCTCTTAGTGCCTGCCACACGTCCCGAGATCTTTGACGAATCAGCGAGCTCACGCGCTGACGCCGTGGTACTGGACATCGAAGATGCCGTGGACCCCAAGAAGAAGGACGCGGCCCGTTCCGACGTCATCGAGTGGCTCCGCAATGGCGGGCAAGCCTGGGTCCGCATCAATGACGTCCATTCAGCCTTCTGGGCCGACGACGTTGCGCAGCTGCGCAATGTTCCAGGACTTCTCGGCGTCATGCTGGCCAAGACAGAGAACGCCGAGCAGGTCAAAGAAACCTACCACCGTTTGGACGGCAAGACCCGTGTCCTAGCCCTGGTTGAATCCGCACTTGGTATAGAAGAAGCCAACAACATCGCCCGTGCAGAAGGTGCCTTCCGCCTCGCCTTCGGCTCCGGAGATTTCCGCCGGGACACTGGCATGTCAGCAGATCGTGAAGCCATGGCCTACCCTCGAGCGAAGCTCGTTGTTGCCAGCCGGGTCGGTAACCTGCCCGGCCCCATCGATGGCCCCACCGTGGGCACGAACCACCCAATCCTGCGCGAACAGTCGGCCATCACAGTTTCCATGGGAATGACGGGCAAGCTTTGCTTGGCCACCGACCAGACCACCATCATCAACGAGGTCATCAGCCCCACTCCCACGGATGTGGCGTGGGCTACCGACTTCATGGACGATTTCAAGGCTAGGGGCGGCGTCATCCGTGACGGCTCTGATCTGCCGCGTTTGGGCCGGGCAGAGAAGATCATGAAATTGGCCGTGGCCTACGGCGTTCAGCCGGCGCTTTAG
- a CDS encoding Na+/H+ antiporter, producing MEQLILIIGLLFATVVAVGVGDKLRLPYPVLMLIVAGALTFIPGFPDLRIDPELILPIFLPPLLFATAQKSSWAVFRIRWRTILMLAVALIAVSTALVAGIAWLLIPSIGIPAAIALGAMCAPPDPVAVESVAGRVHMPRRLSTVLQSEGLFNDAAAIVIFQAAVAAAMDGQPFGLGVIGKFLLGAAIAVVVGMFMGWVTGLITRLITSSVARSAVTLVVPFAAYLLAEELWASGVIAVVVTALEIKRHARAEDATERVTRAAFWDVVELLVTGLAFGLVGLEVREVIRAEGSEILGMLPVAIAVSVLVIVVRFLWFAVAALLSRKRQGDLPPTSFKDVIILTWCGMRGLATLALALALPAVLPSGEAFPGRHEIIVVACAVLLSTLVLPGLTLPWLMRTLKATDDGVEEREGAKLLALRAQEAAVAALKNNKIISNLPPEKTALVKTRMQQLHAELLESELHKDGADESRRRGRELVIAVQTIALDAARTEVLMARNEPETDPEVADRVLRQLDLRTMIMPD from the coding sequence GTGGAACAGCTAATACTCATCATCGGGCTTCTCTTCGCCACTGTCGTAGCAGTTGGTGTGGGGGACAAACTCAGACTTCCCTATCCGGTGCTGATGCTTATTGTTGCTGGAGCACTGACGTTCATTCCCGGGTTTCCTGACCTGCGGATTGATCCGGAACTAATCCTGCCGATTTTCCTGCCACCGCTGCTGTTCGCCACAGCACAAAAGAGCTCTTGGGCTGTCTTTCGGATCCGCTGGCGCACCATTCTCATGCTCGCGGTTGCGCTCATAGCCGTGTCAACGGCACTCGTGGCAGGGATTGCATGGTTGCTGATTCCAAGCATAGGTATCCCGGCCGCTATTGCGCTGGGGGCCATGTGTGCACCGCCAGATCCAGTGGCTGTGGAATCGGTGGCGGGGCGGGTGCATATGCCTCGCCGGCTCAGCACAGTGCTTCAAAGTGAAGGCCTGTTTAATGATGCAGCCGCAATCGTGATCTTCCAAGCAGCCGTGGCCGCGGCAATGGATGGTCAGCCGTTCGGGCTGGGCGTCATTGGCAAGTTCCTCCTGGGGGCAGCCATCGCGGTTGTGGTTGGCATGTTCATGGGTTGGGTAACTGGTCTGATTACAAGACTCATCACCTCCTCCGTGGCGCGCAGCGCGGTGACATTGGTGGTGCCGTTTGCTGCTTATCTTCTGGCGGAAGAGCTATGGGCCTCTGGTGTCATTGCGGTGGTGGTGACGGCGTTGGAGATCAAGCGTCATGCTCGGGCGGAGGACGCCACCGAGCGTGTTACCCGCGCCGCTTTCTGGGACGTGGTGGAGCTGCTGGTGACAGGGCTCGCCTTCGGTTTGGTCGGGCTGGAAGTTCGGGAGGTTATTCGGGCTGAGGGCTCAGAGATTTTGGGCATGCTTCCGGTGGCCATTGCGGTCAGTGTTTTGGTCATCGTTGTGCGCTTCCTCTGGTTTGCCGTGGCTGCGTTGCTGTCCAGGAAGCGGCAGGGTGATCTCCCTCCCACCAGTTTCAAAGATGTCATCATCCTTACCTGGTGTGGCATGCGCGGGCTGGCCACACTGGCCTTGGCATTGGCGCTGCCCGCAGTGCTGCCGTCAGGTGAGGCGTTCCCGGGCCGGCATGAAATTATTGTTGTTGCCTGCGCAGTACTTCTGAGCACGCTTGTGCTGCCTGGACTGACGCTGCCGTGGCTGATGAGGACACTGAAAGCAACGGACGACGGCGTGGAGGAACGTGAGGGAGCCAAACTACTGGCCCTGCGCGCTCAAGAAGCTGCTGTCGCAGCCCTGAAAAACAATAAAATAATCTCGAATCTGCCGCCGGAGAAGACTGCTCTTGTGAAGACGCGGATGCAGCAGCTGCACGCCGAATTGTTGGAAAGCGAGTTGCACAAGGACGGGGCAGACGAGAGTCGAAGGCGGGGCCGTGAGCTTGTTATTGCCGTCCAGACGATTGCTCTGGACGCAGCTCGCACGGAAGTGCTGATGGCCCGCAATGAGCCGGAGACGGATCCTGAAGTAGCGGACAGGGTGCTACGTCAGCTTGACCTGCGCACCATGATCATGCCGGACTAG
- a CDS encoding NAD(P)H-binding protein gives MKKILIVGGHGKIALLLAPMLKDAGFEVTSVIRNAAQIDDVAESGATPVVHDVASSSVAELTDLFVGQDAVIWSAGSGGGGAERTYAVDRDAAIATMEAAVEAGVQRYLMVSYLGAGPDHGVPPEDGFFAYAEAKAAADAKLRSTSALAWTILAPGALTLEAPTALIDPTPAAERDASAGNDTSRGNVALVAAAVLQRPDTIMRTIEFTDGTTEIDEALNP, from the coding sequence ATGAAGAAGATCTTGATAGTTGGCGGCCATGGAAAGATTGCCCTGCTACTGGCGCCAATGCTAAAGGATGCGGGATTTGAGGTCACCTCAGTGATTCGCAACGCGGCCCAGATTGACGATGTTGCAGAGTCCGGGGCAACCCCTGTTGTGCACGATGTGGCCTCATCCTCAGTTGCCGAACTCACCGACCTCTTCGTTGGCCAAGACGCCGTGATCTGGTCTGCGGGCTCAGGTGGCGGAGGAGCGGAACGTACTTACGCGGTGGATCGAGATGCAGCGATCGCAACGATGGAGGCTGCCGTGGAAGCCGGGGTTCAGCGCTATCTGATGGTTTCCTACCTGGGCGCTGGCCCAGACCACGGAGTCCCGCCGGAGGATGGCTTCTTCGCTTACGCCGAAGCTAAAGCGGCAGCAGATGCCAAGCTGCGTTCAACGAGTGCTTTGGCTTGGACCATTCTGGCCCCGGGAGCGCTGACTCTGGAGGCACCCACGGCCTTGATTGATCCAACACCGGCTGCCGAGCGGGACGCCTCTGCCGGGAACGATACTTCCCGGGGCAATGTTGCCCTCGTAGCCGCCGCTGTCTTGCAGCGCCCGGACACGATCATGCGGACCATTGAATTTACTGATGGCACAACTGAAATTGATGAGGCTCTGAACCCGTAA